The following proteins are co-located in the Camelina sativa cultivar DH55 chromosome 12, Cs, whole genome shotgun sequence genome:
- the LOC104731235 gene encoding protein NSP-INTERACTING KINASE 2-like gives MVAVSVTLLVLLSILLPTPPTVQGNAELKALMELKSSLDPENKLLRSWTFNGDPCDGSFEGIACNQHLKVANISLQGKRLTGKLSPAVAELKCLSGLYLHYNSLSGEIPQEITNLTELSDLYLNVNNLSGEIPAEIGSMAGLQVMDLCCNSLTGNIPNNIGSLKKLNVLSLQHNKLTGEVPWSLGNLSMLCRLDLSFNSLLGLIPKTLANIAQLDTLDLRNNTLSGFVPPGLKKLNGRFQFENNTGLCGIDFPSLRACSAFEEANIEFKQPPGEIDTDKSTLHNISESVYLQKHCNQTHCHKSSSKLTQVAVISSVITVAITLIGAGILTFFRYRRRKQKISNTPEFSEGRLSTDQQKDLRASPLVSLAYTKEWDPLGDSRNGAEFSQQEPHLFVVNSSFRFNLEDIESATQCFSEANLMSRNSFTSVFKGVLRDGSPVAIRSINISSCKNEEVEFMNGLKLLSSLSHENLVKLRGFCCSRGRGECFLIYDFASKGKLSNFLDLQEKETNQVLAWPARISIIKGIAKGIAYLHGSDQQKKHTIIHRNISVEKILLDEQLNPLIADSGLHNLLADDMVFSALKTSAAMGYLAPEYVTTGKFTEKTDVFAFGVIILQIISGKLMLTTSLRLAAEDGEVNGFIDEYLCGEFDKEEAVAMARIGISCTQEIPNNRPNIETLLQEINCMKEE, from the exons ATGGTTGCCGTAAGTGTCACGTTACTTGTTCTTCTCTCAATCCTTCTTCCAACTCCACCAACTGTTCAAGGAAACGCAGAGCTAAAAGCTTTAATGGAGCTCAAATCGTCGCTTGACCCTGAGAACAAGCTTCTCCGATCATGGACGTTTAACGGCGACCCATGCGACGGATCTTTCGAAGGAATTGCCTGTAACCAGCATCTGAAAGTTGCAAACATATCCTTACAAGGGAAACGTTTGACCGGAAAATTGTCTCCGGCAGTTGCAGAGCTCAAATGTTTATCAGGTCTTTACTTGCATTACAATAGTCTCTCCGGAGAGATACCTCAAGAGATCACAAATCTCACTGAATTGTCAGATCTTTATCTCAATGTTAATAACTTATCCGGCGAGATTCCGGCAGAGATCGGCTCCATGGCTGGCTTGCAAG TTATGGATCTTTGCTGCAACAGCTTAACAGGGAATATACCAAATAACATTGGATCTTTGAAGAAACTAAACGTGTTGTCTCTGCAACACAACAAACTAACCGGAGAGGTTCCTTGGAGTTTAGGGAACTTGAGTATGTTATGCAGGCTTGATTTGAGCTTTAACAGTCTATTGGGTTTAATCCCAAAAACCCTAGCCAACATTGCTCAGTTGGATACTCTTGACTTGCGCAACAATACTCTCTCTGGCTTTGTTCCTCCTG GTCTCAAGAAGTTGAATGGGAGATTCCAGTTTGAGAACAACACCGGACTATGTGGTATAGATTTCCCTTCTTTGAGAGCTTGTTCTGCTTTCGAGGAAGCAAACATCGAATTCAAGCAGCCTCCGGGTGAAATAGACACTGATAAATCAACTCTTCACAACATATCTGAGTCTGTATATCTCCAGAAGCATTGCAACCAAACACATTGCCATAAATCCTCATCAAAACTCACACAAGTTGCGGTGATATCAAGCGTGATCACCGTCGCGATAACACTGATTGGTGCCGGTATCTTAACCTTCTTTCGTTAcagaagaaggaagcaaaagATTAGTAACACACCAGAGTTCTCCGAGGGAAGACTAAGCACAGATCAGCAAAAAGATCTCCGTGCATCGCCTCTCGTGAGTCTTGCCTACACCAAAGAATGGGATCCGCTAGGCGATAGCAGAAACGGAGCTGAGTTCTCACAACAAGAGCCTCATCTCTTTGTTGTTAACAGTAGCTTCAGGTTTAACTTAGAAGACATTGAATCTGCAACACAGTGTTTCTCAGAAGCTAATCTAATGAGCAGAAACAGCTTCACCTCGGTGTTCAAAGGAGTCCTCAGAGATGGTTCTCCCGTAGCTATAAGAAGCATCAACATAAGCAGTTGCAAGAACGAAGAAGTCGAGTTCATGAACGGTCTAAAGCTTTTATCTTCGCTGTCACACGAGAACTTAGTGAAGCTACGCGGATTCTGCTGTTCTAGAGGCAGAGGAGAGTGTTTCCTCATCTACGATTTTGCTTCAAAAGGAAAGCTTTCAAACTTTCTtgatttacaagaaaaagaaaccaatcAAGTTCTTGCTTGGCCTGCAAGAATCTCCATCATCAAAGGGATAGCAAAAG GTATTGCTTACTTACATGGAAGTGATCAACAAAAAAAGCATACAATAATTCACCGAAACATATCTGTCGAAAAAATCCTACTCGATGAGCAACTCAACCCGCTAATAGCTGATTCGGGTTTACACAACCTTCTAGCAGATGATATGGTCTTCTCAGCACTCAAAACAAGTGCAGCAATGGGATATTTAGCTCCTGAATACGTCACAACCGGAAAATTCACCGAGAAAACTGACGTTTTCGCCTTTGGAGTCATCATACTCCAGATAATATCTGGGAAGCTCATGCTTACAACTTCACTGAGACTTGCAGCTGAGGATGGAGAAGTCAACGGTTTCATCGATGAATATCTCTGTGGAGAGTTTGATAAAGAAGAGGCGGTTGCAATGGCGAGGATTGGGATAAGCTGTACACAAGAGATACCAAACAATAGGCCTAATATAGAGACATTGCTTCAGGAGATAAACTGTATGAAAGAAGAGTGA